A segment of the Bdellovibrio bacteriovorus genome:
ACGGCGGCTCCAAAAGCTGAAGGTGGTTTGTTCGGTGAAGAGCTGGGCGCAAACATGGGTGTATACGTAGGTCACTTGAGCCCGATCCAGCAAAGCCTGCGCGCAGGTGCGGTAGCTTCTGAAAATCAGAACAACCCGGTTGAAGTGTTCTATGCCAAAGACGGCTGGGGTGCTTCTGTGGCGTTGTCCAACTCTGAAGACAAAACCACTGACGTGAAAGAACAGTACCTGGCAGTTCGTTACGGTGTGGACCGCGACGGCATGGAGTTCTCTGGTACGGTTGAAGCTATCGCCGTGACTGAGACTGGCACCGACAAAACTGTGGGCGCTCCTTACATCACTTTGAACTTTGAAAAAGAGATGGGCGCAACTGGTTACTTCTTCAGTAAATTCAACTGGGGTTCCGGCAAATACGAAGCGGCTGCGGGTGACACTGACGTGAAAGACCTGGGCGCTGAAGTGGGTGTTTTGAGCCGTCAGATCAAGAATGTTTACTATGGTGTTTCTTTGGCTTACGCAAAACGTGAACTGGGTTCTGAGATCACGGCTTTGAACCTGCCAATCTTCGCGGGTGTTGAAGCAGAAGTGACTTCCTGGGCGGTGGTTCGTGCGTCTGTTTCCCAAAGCTTCCTGCTAAGCAGTGTTCAGGATAAAAATCAGGCGGCTCCGGCTGATGGCGTGATCACAAATAAAAATGACACGACTGTCGCTGCGGGTGTTGGTTTGAAATACAACAACTTCGCATTGGACGGTGTTGTTGCTGGTTCCACAACCGGTCAAATCAACGGTAACGACGTTCTGACTCAAGCTTCTATCACTTACAACTTCTAATCCTGAGATCGAACTCAGAAAGGAGTATGTTATGAAGAAAAGTATTCTTGCGGTGGCGGGCTTGGGCCTGCTGCTGAACGGATGCGGCGGGGGCGGTGGGGCTCTGACAGCGGCTGGTGGCAATGTCACCTTGGCGCAGGCTTCAAAGATCTTCACGGCTCAAGGGGTTTCCACGGCGCTGGCAAGTCTGGTGCCGTCTGAAAACGCGGTAAGCCCGGTGCAAATGCCGGTGGGGTTCCTGGGTGCATTTGATTCCTGCACCAAAAAGAATCCGGAAACTCCGGTGGACGAGGATGGCGACGACATTCCTCTGACGCTGGAAGTGAAATACAACTGCGATCGCATTTCCGGTGACGGTGACTCTGGTTACGCGAAAAGAGTCGGCGCTTACAAGATCGTGGACTTCAAAGATGCGGCAGGCGCTGAAAACAAGGGCTGGGGCGGTGGATATCGTTATGATTTCGACTTCTCTAATTCTTACATCGCTTCCCATGAAGAGTTCACGGATATTTACAACGGCTTCTTTGAGGTGAAAAAGACCTCCAGCACGTTGGGTTACAACTCTGCTTACACCGGCACGGTTGATGGTCACGCGAAAACGCCTGTGGCTTTCAACTGGAACTGGAAATGGCAAAGTCAGTGGGAAAACACCTACACTCCGGACGACATGGCTCAGCCTTACGCCAAAGGCAGCGCCAAGTTTGACGGCTTCTTCGGGGTTTCCGGGGTTATGGAACCGGACAACAATGGCAAGCAGGTCGAAGTGAAAGTGGTGTTCGCACTGAAATCAAAGGGTCTGAAGTATGATCGCGCCTGCGCCCGTCACTGGAGCGAAGGCAGCATCAGCTATATCGACGGATCCAATAATGAAATCCGTTACGAATATTCCTGCACGGATATGAAGGTTTATTTTAACGGCAAAGAAGAAACGATGACTCTGACACGCATGAATTAGCATCCTCATGCGTCGTGTGAGACTAAATCCATTGAAAGCCCCACAGTCCGTTTCGGGCTGTGGGGTTCTTCATTTAAGCGAACTTTTCCGGCCACTGGGTTTTTCTTAAAAGAATCTCTGCAAATTTCTCCAGACCCTTTTGGTCTTCTTGATCAAAGCGGTTTAAGACCGGCGCATCGACATCCAAAACTCCCAGCAGTTTTCCGTTATGAATCAACGGCACCACGATTTCAGATTTAGAGGCGGCATCAGACACGATGTGCCCTGGGAACTGATCCACGTCTGCCACCAGTTGAGTTTGCAGTGTTTTTGCCGCGGTTCCGCACACACCTTTTCCGATCGCGATGCGCGTGCAGGCAGGCAGTCCCTGGAAAGAGCTGAGCAGCAGTTCGTTGTTATGAAGCAAATAAAATCCCACCCAGTTGATCTCGGGCAGGTGCTGTTTCAGCAGGGCTGCAAAGTTCGCAAGATTCACGAACCATTCTTTTTCGGCCAGGCCTTCGGCTTCGGAGTGCAGCTCTTTATAGAACTTGGTTTTATCTGAATAGTTGATGGACGTGTGCTGTTGCATATCTATCTCCCTTGAGTGGACCGTTTCTGAAAGGCATTCCAAACTGAACGGGCCGTGACGCCGATAGGGCGGTTTTTGGGACGGACCAAACATAGCTCAAGATGGGTCTCAGAAGCGATGGATTTATCAATCAGCACCAGATTTTTTTCTTTGGTGCATTCGCTTTTGGCGATGCGGCCCCAGCCGACACCACCTTCGATCATTTTCACTTTGGTGTGGTGATCGGGGACGTAGATCTTGTGGCCGGGTTCTTTGCTGGGTTTGATCTGGCTGTTATAGACCAGAATCTGGGGGTGCTTCATCAGGAAGTCCTTGGTGGGGCTGCGTTTTTCCTGCAGCAGACGGCGCGACACGGCCGCCACCAGGGTGACGTCTTCCAGGAAGATACTTTCCAGATCTTCGCTGTTTTTGGGGGAAGGCGCGATCGCAAGATCAATTTCACCCTCCAGCAGGCGTTCGTATCCGCCTTGCAGGATGGATTTACTAAAAATCAGATTTACCGGCAACGTGGGGCGGGCGCACTCCAGAGCGATTATCTCCAGCACTTCGGTGGAAATCAGGGGGTCGGCGGAAATATGCAGTTCTGTATCAGCTTTTTGGCGTCCCAGTTCGATACCGACACGGGTGGTGTATTGGGCGGATTCCAGAGTGTTCTTTGCCACAGCATAAAAGGCCTGGCCTTCGGGGGTCAGCTTCACCTTGTATTCAGAGCGGTCAAAGATCTGAAGGCCCAGTTCGTCCTCCAGATTCTTGATAGCAACGCTTAAGGCGGGCTGAGAGCGGCCCACCCTGTCGGCAGCCGCACGGAAGCTTCCACATTCGATAACGGCTTTAATGAACTCCAGCTGGTCTAAATTCACGGTTTCCTCATGATAATTAAAAGCTATCAAGATGATAAAATCTTTCAAATTTTATTTATCGTCTGAAAGCCGTAAAGTCTATTACGAAAGACAAACACGACTTTTAAAAAAGGGAGCAACATATGATTCAGGTAAGAAAATCCAACGAACGCGGTCTGGCTCAACACGGATGGCTGAACTCCAAACACACTTTCTCTTTTGCCGAATACTATGACGAAAACTTCATGGGTTATGGCCCGCTACGTGTGATAAACGAAGACCGCATTGAAGGCGGCACGGGTTTCGACACTCATCCTCACCGTGACATGGAAATCATTTCCTATGTGATCGACGGCGAGCTAGCGCATAAAGATTCAATGGGTAACGTGGCCGTGATCAAACCAGGCGAAGTGCAACGCATGAGCGCGGGCACGGGGATTCGTCACTCTGAATACAACAACATCCCGGGCAAGGAAACTCACTTCCTGCAAATCTGGATCAAGCCAGACAAAGTCGGGGTAGAGCCAGGCTATGCGCAGAAGAACTTTGCTGACAGCTTCGGTTGCAGTGATTTGATTCTGGTGGCTTCGCACAAGGGCCGTGGTGGTTCCATCACCATGAATCAGGATGTGGACATGTATGTGGCAAAAGCCCAGGATGCTGGTGAAAAAAATCACAAGACCTATCCGCACAGACATCTGTGGGTGCAGGTGATTAAAGGTGATGTGCAGGTGGATTCAAAATCCCTGACGGCAGGTGACGGTGCGGCGATCACGGATGTGGAAACACTGAAGCTTTCCTGGGGTAAAGGCGCAGAGTTCATTCTGTTCGACATGCCTTAGTCGTAAAGCAATACGATTTGGAAATAAAAAAAGCGCCCATGTTGAAGAAACGGGGCGCTTTTTGTTTTTGAAAATTAAAGGCCGTGTTTAGCCATGCCTTCTTTCAGCATCTGGCAGCCTTCTTTATATATACCACTGCCGATTTCCTGAACCTGGTTTTGAAGTTCCGTCTTACAGGTCACGTCCGCATATTTCGGGAACAATCTTTTGCAGGAGGCATTTGTTTCTTTCATCTGATTCAGGATCAGTTGTTCATTTGGAATACCACCAAGCATGGATTGCAGGTGGGCGAACTCAAGAGCTACGTCATTATACAAAGTCAGGTATTCCTGAGTGCAGTATCCGTTGGCATCAACGCTTTGAGCTTTCGCAGAATCCTTGGAATCACTGCCGCCACCACCGGCGCAGGCTGTCAGCATGGACATAACAAGAACGGTGCTTAGAAGTTGGATGGTTTTCATTTTAAATCCCCTTTGTTTTCTGTCCCAGTTTTCAGAAGCTGGAACTAAATTTTAGAAAAACAGCGGGAATTCTTCGTCCCCGCTGCGGTATCCGATATGGACGACTCGCGGAGACGTAAAAGCAATGGCAGTGCCAGGGGGACTATTTTAAATCTTCAAATTCTTTAATCTCATCCTTTTCTGGTGGTAACGAGAGGTATCTTTTACTGTCTACTTCATTGCGGAGACGAACAATTCTCAGGTCGTCTAGCCCTTTAACTCCTTTAGAGATGCCACGGCTATCTCTTTCAATGAAATATTCTGAAGATACGAGAAGGTAAGGAAGGGTTGATGTAAGATCGTTGGATGTACCTTCGCTGGATGTAGTGACTTTCCACAATGGAGTGATCTTCTTACTTTCCGTAAATTTCTCAAGGTCGATTGCAGTCATGGAAATGTAACGTTTGAAGGTGGTAATTTGTTCGGTGTGAGTGCGCTGTCCGGCGTAGTTTAATGAGGAGGGAGTTGTTGTTGTGAGTTCCCCGACCTTACTTCCCCAGCTATTTGTAACTGTTGTTGTGTGACTTTTTGATGGAACAAAGTCATAGACGGGAGTCGAGAATATCTTGGTCTCAATTTTTGGGTCACTTACTCCATACTTTATTAGAATTGCGATGTTTGCGTCTTCCGGACGCTCAGAAATTGAGTAGCCTCTACCTTTTAGCCCCCCTTTTTTTTTTAGATGTGTAAGAGACAGGTATTGAATATAGCTAATAAGCTTGTATCCATTTCAATAGCTGAAGACGCTATTCCGTTCATGTTCTTTGTTGCCCGCCTGTCGCCAGACCGCGGTCATGCGAAGGACTTCGATGCCATCATGCGCCATTATGGACGACGCTGTATCTTTCTGACCGTGCCTAATATTCAGATATCCTCATACAAGAATGAGGATATGCCAGGGCACGCCAGCTTAACATTTAGCGAGGCAGGCTATGTTCTTGTGCAGGACTACAATTCTTCAAATGGCACATATGTTGGGCTGGGGGCGGAGGACATTGAGCGGTATTTGAAGAAGTTTGATGGATCGAAGGATGCGGAAACTATAACTGTGGATTTTGGCAGTTCCAGTTTGGTCCCTCGTCCACCTCACGGTCAGGTTAAGATAGGAAACTATTTGGGTTTGGAATTGGCGCGATCTTTCAGCATCTTGGTTCTCATGAAGTAATACTGCCGATGGTTTTGAGTGTTTTTTGAGCCTTTATTAGTAAAACCTTTTAGAAGGGTTTTCCAATGCTTCCTTATATGAGCGGATTGTCATCAAGGCATTTGTACTAAAATTTATATTTAGAAAGGCACGCATGAACTACATAGTTGAATTGTATATTTATGGAGTCGGGTTGGCGGTCATCAGCTCCTTGGTCGTGTTGTGGTTTGAAAATGAGAGGCACTCTAGGGCTGGCGTGTTGCAAGAAAGACTTAAGGCAGTTGGAAAGTGGTATTGTCCATTTACTGGGGAGTTGTTGCCATACTCTTCAGAACTTGCTCATGAATACAGGATGAAACAACAAAGCTCTCAGAAAAAAAATTTGAGTAGCATCCTATTTTTGGTGCTCTTTTCTTGGTTAGGAGTCTCTTATCAGGCCATTTTGATCTATCCGGTAATCTGGAGGCATTTTTTAGCCCTAAGAAATGGAAAGATTGGCCGTCTTTGTGATAGCAGCCGACTGATAACGGACTCAGATCTGATCCTATATATCGATCAAATTAATTGGTCTAATTTGGAAGATAAATGAAACTGTTTACAGTTTAATTAGAATTTACGGATCAGGCCGACAACGATCCCACGGATTTCAACCTCATCAGGGGTATACCACATGGATTTCATCGTTGAATTGGATGGGCGCAATTCCACCATCTTATCTGCGTCCCCAGTTTCCGGGCGGGGGCGCAGATAGAAGCGTTTCACGGTGGCTTCATTATCTACCGTTGCCACAATGATGTCGCCGTTGTTGGCGGAATTCTGTTTCTGAATCAAAATGATGTCTTCATCAAAGATCCCGTCTTCAATCATGGAATCGCCCTGCACCTTCAGCGCAAAGGATTTGGAAGGATTTCTGACCATGGAAGGGGGGACGTCCACGAACTCGTCGTGTTTGATGGCTTCAATAGGTTGGCCTGCCGCCACTTTCCCAAGAAGGGGAAGTGACAGGATCTCGTCACGAGCCTGGAGGAGCTGAGTGCGAGGAGATCCTGTCTTCGTCGAGACCGTTTTCGATTGCAGCTGATCCTGAACCGCCGAAGCGGAGTGGAGCACCTGAATGGCTCGCTTCAAGTTCTGGGGATTTGAGATATATCCCTTGTTCGTCAACTGCTTCAGATAATTCTGAACCGAGTTGAACGAAGCCAGACCGAAGTGATCCTTAATTTCTTGATATGACGGCGAAACTCCTGAACTTAAGATGTGCGCCTCGATAAACTCGAGGACGGATTTTTCTTTCGGTGTCAGTGGTGGGAGGGGCGTTTTCATCGTCATAACTTACATATGAAATTACAGTGTAAATTATATGTAAGTCAATAGCCTATTTTTATAAAAAGAAAGGACCAGCCCTTGGGCCAGTCCTTCGTCGTTTTTCGCGCTGGAAGCGGGTTTTATTGCTTCTCAGGGGCTTTTCCAGCCTCGTCATGCTTCGGTGCCGGGCCTTTGTGCGCTGGGCCGTTTGAAGGGCCATGATGGCGGCGGGAAGCATCCACCAGCTTTTTGGTGGCTGGGTCCACCGGTTTATCAACAGCCTTCAGGATTTCAGCGATGCGGTTCAGGTTCGTTGCCCAGTCGGTGAAGATGATCTGGTTGGCCGCCGCATTCACATTCATCTCGCCATCACGCGAAGGCAGGATGCGCAGATCGCGATTCAGATCCAAAACAGAAACATGCTTCAGCGTCGCCACCCAGGTGTACATGCGCTGCGGGAATACGGACGGAACTTCCGAACTGACCTCGATCAAATCACGCTGCACATTACGCGCGGATTTCACCACCATCACGTCGTTTTGTTTGCTGATCGCAAAGCCGTTGGTGGCAAGGGCGATGGAAAGCTGATTGAACGCTTCAGCCGGCTCCAGAGCCTCTTGATTATAGATTGAGATTTTTCCGCGCACGCCCGGATCAATAATGAACTTCTGACCCGTGGCCTTCGAGTAAATCTCGATCACCTTGGTCAGTTCCTCGTTATTGAAATACATTTTGATTTTGTCGGCAGCAGACGCCTGGGACAGAGTAAGAATGGAAACAAACAAACTTGAGATAACGTACTTAAGCATGGATCCTCCTAGCGCTGTTTAGGCTAGGAGACCTTCCAAAGACGGGCAAGTCCAGCTTTACAGCAGACCCGCCACGCAAGATGCCAGCGCTTGTTCAGCGTAAGGGGATAAAACCATGCGGACGTGGTTGTCGCGAGTGGTGGATTCAGTATAAAGATCGCTGACGTCGTTCATATGCTCAATCAGGCAGCCGGCCTTCTGGGATTTGATTTCCATTTTAACCAGGCACTTTTTATTGCGCACAGAGCAGCGGATGTCGTTGTAATGAACTCCAGGGGTCAGGTTTTCCTGATTCAGGGTCGCCAGCAGCGTGGTCTCGTCCTGAGACGACAAAAAGGCCTGGGCAGGAGATGCTGCCAAAGCCATGATTGCGGCAAGTGCGATAGTGATTTGTTTCATAGAAGCCTCCTTGTTTCTAACTATGCTTCAAGAGCTAGTTGTAACAAGCAGACCATCATAGGTAAAAGGTATATAAAGAATTCAGATATGCACGTAACGAATGTTATTCGTTGCGTGGGCATTCTTTCTTTTCGTCCTTACAGACCGGTTTGATATCGGCAATCACGGGCTGTGACTCGGAAGCCACTTGGCGGGTGATCACAGGGATCGGTGTGGAGTTTTTTGCGTGGCTTACTGGCGCCATCGAGCAGTTTTGATAAAACAGTATCACGACGGGATTGATTACCAGCATCGCTACGAAACTAAAACTACCTCTATTCAACATACTTGCCTCCACACTGAGTCCTAATGGTCACACCCTTTCTTTTACGGACGAAAGCCTGCAAGACTTTAGTCAATTTGTAAGGATTCTCAGCTTGATTCAAAAAAAGCCACTTTCTCATCTTGAGAGAATTCGCAGACACAGCGATAATGATTGCTGAGTGGTTAAGAGGACTATGAAAGCATTAATTTTTAGCGCGATCCTTATGACAGTTGTTGGGGCGAAGGCGAACTTCCCTGATCTTCAGCAAGACTGTATCAATGAGCTCAAAAAATTTCCGGGCGCTTGGGACGACAAGCTTTTGCATCAGGCTTGTGCCAAGGTGCAAATCGACACTCAGTGCGTGAGTGCGGAAGGCCGGCCTATCTATCATTATGAAAAGATCTCTTCCACCCCTGGAGCCAAAAAGGTTCTGGTGTTCAGTATGATTCACGGAGATGAAACGCCGGCAGGCACCGTGGGCCGTTACTGGATGGAGCGTCTGGAAGGCATCGATCCGCGCAATTCCTGGCGTGTGATTCCGGTGTTGAACCCGGATGGCGTGAAATACAAAACCCGCTACAACGCGAACAAGATTGATATCAACCGCAACTTCCCAACCAAAGATTGGGATGCGGGGGCTTTGACTGCGTGGAGGCGTTCTACGGGCTCCAACCCACGCCGTTTCCCGGGTAAAGAAGGTGGCAGTGAGCCAGAAACCAAGTGCGCGATGAAGCACCTTGGTGACTTCCAGCCGGATTTTATCGTATCTGTTCACACACCGCTCAAAGTTTTGGATTACGACGGACCGAAAGTGAAATCTCCGCCCAAGTTTGATTACCTTCCTTGGAAGTCCCTGGGGAACTACCCTGGGTCCTTGGGTCGTTACATGTGGGTCGAGCGTTCAACACCGGTGCTGACGATGGAACTGAAAGACAATCTGCCGCCGAATCTGGCGCCGTTTGATCAGCTTCAGGATATTATCGGGACGCTGGTGAAATACGAAACCTCTGCAGAGCAAAAAAAAGAGGAGACTTCCACAGCCTCCTCTCCAACGAGCTTTTTACCTGTCGCCTTGGAACACT
Coding sequences within it:
- a CDS encoding pirin family protein; the encoded protein is MIQVRKSNERGLAQHGWLNSKHTFSFAEYYDENFMGYGPLRVINEDRIEGGTGFDTHPHRDMEIISYVIDGELAHKDSMGNVAVIKPGEVQRMSAGTGIRHSEYNNIPGKETHFLQIWIKPDKVGVEPGYAQKNFADSFGCSDLILVASHKGRGGSITMNQDVDMYVAKAQDAGEKNHKTYPHRHLWVQVIKGDVQVDSKSLTAGDGAAITDVETLKLSWGKGAEFILFDMP
- the lexA gene encoding transcriptional repressor LexA — protein: MKTPLPPLTPKEKSVLEFIEAHILSSGVSPSYQEIKDHFGLASFNSVQNYLKQLTNKGYISNPQNLKRAIQVLHSASAVQDQLQSKTVSTKTGSPRTQLLQARDEILSLPLLGKVAAGQPIEAIKHDEFVDVPPSMVRNPSKSFALKVQGDSMIEDGIFDEDIILIQKQNSANNGDIIVATVDNEATVKRFYLRPRPETGDADKMVELRPSNSTMKSMWYTPDEVEIRGIVVGLIRKF
- a CDS encoding general secretion pathway protein GspD, which translates into the protein MLKYVISSLFVSILTLSQASAADKIKMYFNNEELTKVIEIYSKATGQKFIIDPGVRGKISIYNQEALEPAEAFNQLSIALATNGFAISKQNDVMVVKSARNVQRDLIEVSSEVPSVFPQRMYTWVATLKHVSVLDLNRDLRILPSRDGEMNVNAAANQIIFTDWATNLNRIAEILKAVDKPVDPATKKLVDASRRHHGPSNGPAHKGPAPKHDEAGKAPEKQ
- a CDS encoding M14 family zinc carboxypeptidase encodes the protein MKALIFSAILMTVVGAKANFPDLQQDCINELKKFPGAWDDKLLHQACAKVQIDTQCVSAEGRPIYHYEKISSTPGAKKVLVFSMIHGDETPAGTVGRYWMERLEGIDPRNSWRVIPVLNPDGVKYKTRYNANKIDINRNFPTKDWDAGALTAWRRSTGSNPRRFPGKEGGSEPETKCAMKHLGDFQPDFIVSVHTPLKVLDYDGPKVKSPPKFDYLPWKSLGNYPGSLGRYMWVERSTPVLTMELKDNLPPNLAPFDQLQDIIGTLVKYETSAEQKKEETSTASSPTSFLPVALEH
- a CDS encoding FHA domain-containing protein; this translates as MNIANKLVSISIAEDAIPFMFFVARLSPDRGHAKDFDAIMRHYGRRCIFLTVPNIQISSYKNEDMPGHASLTFSEAGYVLVQDYNSSNGTYVGLGAEDIERYLKKFDGSKDAETITVDFGSSSLVPRPPHGQVKIGNYLGLELARSFSILVLMK
- a CDS encoding LysR family transcriptional regulator, whose protein sequence is MNLDQLEFIKAVIECGSFRAAADRVGRSQPALSVAIKNLEDELGLQIFDRSEYKVKLTPEGQAFYAVAKNTLESAQYTTRVGIELGRQKADTELHISADPLISTEVLEIIALECARPTLPVNLIFSKSILQGGYERLLEGEIDLAIAPSPKNSEDLESIFLEDVTLVAAVSRRLLQEKRSPTKDFLMKHPQILVYNSQIKPSKEPGHKIYVPDHHTKVKMIEGGVGWGRIAKSECTKEKNLVLIDKSIASETHLELCLVRPKNRPIGVTARSVWNAFQKRSTQGR
- a CDS encoding GAF domain-containing protein; protein product: MQQHTSINYSDKTKFYKELHSEAEGLAEKEWFVNLANFAALLKQHLPEINWVGFYLLHNNELLLSSFQGLPACTRIAIGKGVCGTAAKTLQTQLVADVDQFPGHIVSDAASKSEIVVPLIHNGKLLGVLDVDAPVLNRFDQEDQKGLEKFAEILLRKTQWPEKFA